The genomic stretch TGTTAAGAAGTTTAAGGCTTCGTTTCGGAGATGCGGTATTTGCCGTGGGCAGATGGAGCGACGATCTTCATTCTCTCCATATCGAGGATTTCGCGGTATGCGATGTCCCTGTCCACCTTGCCGAGAGTCTGGTAATCTCTGTTGCTGAAGCGATTACCATGGTTGTAAGCCCACGCTAGCACCCTCTTCTGCCGGTTGTTCAGTTTATAGGAAGAGAACCTCTGCAGCCATTCTTGCGTCTTCTCATCGAAGACAGGCGTATTCTTCAGTGTGATGCAGAACATGAACCCTTCCTCTTTGAACTCGGGCGAGGCCAGGTTGTTGTCTTCCATGTCCTCGTGGATTCTCCTGATACCACCTCCTCTCTCTCCGATGTAACCACAATCGGAAAGAACTGTCGCGATAACCGGATTCCTCGAAAGGTGACTCCTCTCCCCCGCTGCAATCTCAGAGAGGGAATAGGGCTCAGGGAGTAGGCCCGGGCTTCTGATCTCCAACCGGTCTTCATACACCCGGACCTCGATCGGCGAGCCATGGATGGAATAATCACGATGAGCGATGGCGTTGAGGAGCGCCTCCTGCCAGGCAGATGTCGGATACTCGTATTTCTCCACCATGAACAGGTCATGGAACTTCTCTCTCTCCTTGATGTGCATCTTCAACTTTTCGAAAGAGGCATCGATGAGGTTAAGAATCGGCAGGTTGATCCTCATCCTTTCGGCAACGCTTTCCCTTTTCCCCACCGTGGCTGCATGGGAGATGAACTTCATGAAGTCGATCCCGCCGCCGGGGTTCCATCTCTGCTGGTCTGTGGCAAAGAGGAGCATGGCAGCTCTCGTGACCATGGCCTTCTCACCTTTGAAATCGATAAGCCGATACCGGTCGTGCAGAAGTTTTACGGGATCTTCCTTCCATCCGACCCTCGTACATAATCTCTCAATAAGGGGATAGTCCAGGTCCGACAGAGCGGCTTCTTCGATGAATTCCCTTTCATGGAAGACTTTCATCTTCCCTTTTCTGAGCGAGAGGAGATCGGAAGCCGTGACGGGGTAATTCTTCTTCCAGAATCTGATTAGATATCTCCCGTCCTGAAGTTTTACCGGAACAGGCGATTTTTCGACTTCGATCTTGAGGAACCGCTTCCCGCGCGACTCCTCGATTGCAAATCTCACTTCCTGCCGTGGGATCAAAAACTTCTCGGAATGGTCAAAGATATTGACGATCTTATCTTCCGAATAGTTTACTCCCACGACATCTCCATCTTTCTCAACACCCACCAAGACGGTTCCTCCTTCTGAGTTTGCCATGCCGCAGAGCGATTCGGCGATCTCTTCACACAATTCTGCGCTCTTTTTGAGCCGGAACTTCCAGGATTTTCTCGATTTCCCTGGCTTGTAGGAAGAGATGAACGAGAGCAACTGGCTCTCCCCTTTTGCTATGGAGTCTTCGATGTTCATATCACACTCATCTTTCTGCCGGTCATTTCTGGCGTATATACTGGATGGGGTCCTTCAGCCCTGCCTCCCGGAACCCTTTGAGCCGGAGAAGGCATGAATCACAGAAGCCGCAGGCCATCCCTTTAGATGAAGGTTCATAACAGGAAGAGGTCATGCTGAAATCTACGCCGAGTCTGGCTCCGGCCTTGATTATTTCTCTTTTCTTCATCCGGATCAGAGGCGTGTGTATCCTGATCCTTTGCTTCCCTTCCGTCCCCATCCTGGTGGCGAGGCGGGCCATGTTTTCAAAGGATCTTATGTACTCCGGCCTGCAATCCGGGTATCCGCTGGAATCGAGATAGTTGACCCCAATGAAGATATCTTTCGCTGGTAATGTTTCCCCCCATGCAAGGGCAAATGAAAGAAAGAGGGTATTGCGCGCGGGCACATAGGTAAGCGGTATTCCCCTCGACCTGTCTTTGTCACTCCTTTTTCTGGGAATCGGAATGGAAGAGGTAAGCGCTGACCCTCCAATCTTCCTGATATCTACGTCAAGTATAAGATGTTTCCTTGCACCGAAATGTCTGGCTATCTTCTTAGCCTGCTTTATTTCGAAATGGTTCTTCTGGCCATAATCGAAGGAGAGGGCATAAAGTTCGAATCCACGCGAGCGAGCCATAGCCATCGTCGTCGCCGAATCCATCCCTCCGCTTAATAAGACTATCGCTTTCTTCTTCATTAACCCTATTTATTAACCCGACGTCTTCAAAGTTTAAAAACTGAGCTAAATGCCACTTTCCCGGCCGGGCCAGATGATTTTATGAATCTGAATCTGAAGCCTAGCATCGACCTTATCCTCGATGATCCATTGCGCGAGAAGCGACGGATCGAGTCTTCCCAATACAGGCGATAACAGAACTTTGCATTTCTTTTCCAAGTCATATTCATGAATCTTCCGCTTAGCCCAGACGTAATCTTCTCTCGAAGATAGAACGAACTTCACTTCATCATGTTCACCCAGATATCCGATGTTCCGATAGAGATTGTTCGCTTCCATGCCGCTCCCGGGAGTCTTCAGGTCCATGATCTTGATTACCTCGCGTGGAATCTTCTCAACGGAAAGTGAACCGCTCGTCTCCAGCAGAACTGTGTAACCATTATTTATAAGAAGGTTAACGAGCGTAGGGAGATCCTTTTGAAGAAGAGGTTCCCCTCCCGTGATACAGATGAGCTTGCATCCCATTAGTTGGATCTCATCGAAGACCTGTTCGACTGTTCGTTCTTCACCTTCGAAAAAGGCGAACTGTGAATCGCAGTAGGCACACTGCAGATGGCATCCGGTTAATCTCAGAATGATGCAGAGGCATCCAGCATAAGTGGACTCGCCCTGAATACCAAGAAAGAGCTCGTTGATTTTCAGCATATCCAGATTTTAAACTCTGTCATCGGAGCATGTCAACAAACGCTTTCACAGGAACACTGCAATGCCAACGCTCCAAACTTGAAAATTGGTTACCATTGCCTCATATTAAATCAATGAATAATTTTATTTGAATGATACCGCTTGCTTAGAATAAAATTGATACGTGATGGCTATTGATCAATCGACAATCGTAACGATCCTCTTCTTCATACTGGGATGCTTCATCGTCGGCATTCTCTTCTACATCCTGGGAATGAAGATCCAGATGCGCCGGCGTTCCGATGAGGTCCAGAGGTATCAGGACGAGATACGTCAGAACGATAATGTTTTCAAAGAGGTGATGGAGACGGTCAGCAAGTTGAAAGTCGAGAACAAGAGCCTTTCCGGCATCTTCGTCTTCCTGCCTGAATTCGCCCGACAGATCAACTCCAATCTTGACCGAAGGAATATTGCCCCCCTCCTCCTGAAGCTCGCCGATCATATCTTCAACCCGCAGCAAATCCTTATATTCTTCTTCGATTCCAGGACCGAGGAACTCTCCTTAAAAGCTGCCAAAGGGTTCGAGTCCAAGGATGGAAAGGGGATGGTGATCAAGCTTGGTCAAGGAAAGATCGGATGGGTCGCCCAGAGACAGATAACAATGGATGCCATAGATTTTCAGAGCGACGTGAGGCTGGAGAAAGCAAGCATTCAGAACGAGCATCACGGATTTCGATGTGACCTGATCGCCCCAATGATTCACGAGGGAGAGACTCTGGGGGTGATTAGTCTCGGCGGCTTGCCGACCCACATGAGAGAGCAAAAGATTATCATCAAGATGATAGCAGATCTCGGCTCCATCGCTATTTACAACGCCAGGCTCTTCAACAGCATTCAGATCGCCGCCAACCATGACGGTCTGACAAAGCTGATGAACCGAAAATACTTCATGCAAAGGCTCGGTTTCGAGATCAACAAGGCGGAGAAGGAAGGGACGCAGATCTCCATCTTCATCTTCGACATCGACTTCTTTAAGGCTTACAACGACGGCAACGGGCACCTCGCCGGTGACGAAGCTCTGAAGGTAATCGGGAGGCTCCTCAGGGAAGTGGTTCGTGAGGACGACCTCGTCGCGAGATACGGAGGTGAGGAATTCATCGTGGCTCTCCCAAACACTCCGAAAATGGGAGCCATTATCGTCGCGGAGAAAATACGGAAGATGTTCGAGGACTACCACTTCCCGAACCAAGAGACACTCCCTGGCGGGAAGATGACTATCAGTGGCGGTCTCTCCTCATTCCCGGAGGACGGCAGGAGCAGCACCGATCTCATCAGCCACGCGGACCAAGCGCTCTACCAGGCCAAGGCGAAAGGAAAGAACACGGTCGTGGCTTACGAAGCGGTCTATTTCAGCGATGGGGAAACCGAGAAATACTATGTTTGAGAAAGCTTCCCCGTTTTTAGTAACTTAGGGTCTTAGGTTTTTCCCATGAAAACAGAAAAAGTCAATCAAACGACGACTCTCGACATCCCTTCATCCGCCTTGTACAAGAGTTACATCGTGCGGTTACGCGGCGATGGACAAATCCTCCAGATAGAGGAGAGGGTCGGGAAGAAACTTCTCAGGACGATCGATCCTCTTAGCAAAGATTTCCGTGAATTGCTGAGAAAGGAAGGAATGGCTTTTCACATGCCAGACGGTGAAAAATTTCATGGAAAGTCTCTCGGTGAGGCCTATCAGAAACTAATCGACAGAGCGCTGGAAGCGATTGAGAAAGCACCAGAGAGCAGGGAATGGAGAGAGCGCCATGAGGAGCTCATCAAAAAGATCCATGCGTGGGAAGAGTTCTACCGGAATCCGTGATCAGCATGGAGTTCCGATTCAGGGCACCTTCCTGATTATGATCTCATAGCCATCCACTTTTACTTCCTCGATCAGGCAGCTCGATCTGCTGCTGATATCTTCATTTTTCTCCCGGTTGTAGCAATCCAGAAAGGCTTCTTCCTTACTTTTGGCCACCACGAGTCGGAAACAGGGCAACCCTCCCATGTGGCTGACCAAGTAGAGTTTTAGATCTTCCATAAATGATGCTCCTCATTCTTCTTTCAAATTCTTCTTGATAGACTCAACGATAAAATTCTGCATGGAAGGCTTCTTGTTTTTGACGGACTGGTAGACGAGGTAAGGAAGTTTAAGGGATATCGGAACACCTTCCTCCTGCAAGCCATCCAGCCATTTCACGAACTCCTGCCAAGAGCGGAACCTCTTTCCCTCGATGGCTCCCTTCTTGTAGAGCTCGATGAGCATGATCTCATCCTTCAGTTTGAAGAGGACATCCTCCTCCCTGAACTCAGCAAAGTCGCTATAGGCAAAAAACTTGACTTCACCTGCCGTTTGATCTTTTCCCTTAATCGATATCTCTGGTTTGCGGTTGCACCGGAAGATTATGTAGTCGCTCTTCCCCTTAAAGTGAAAGG from Acidobacteriota bacterium encodes the following:
- a CDS encoding ATP-binding protein, producing the protein MNIEDSIAKGESQLLSFISSYKPGKSRKSWKFRLKKSAELCEEIAESLCGMANSEGGTVLVGVEKDGDVVGVNYSEDKIVNIFDHSEKFLIPRQEVRFAIEESRGKRFLKIEVEKSPVPVKLQDGRYLIRFWKKNYPVTASDLLSLRKGKMKVFHEREFIEEAALSDLDYPLIERLCTRVGWKEDPVKLLHDRYRLIDFKGEKAMVTRAAMLLFATDQQRWNPGGGIDFMKFISHAATVGKRESVAERMRINLPILNLIDASFEKLKMHIKEREKFHDLFMVEKYEYPTSAWQEALLNAIAHRDYSIHGSPIEVRVYEDRLEIRSPGLLPEPYSLSEIAAGERSHLSRNPVIATVLSDCGYIGERGGGIRRIHEDMEDNNLASPEFKEEGFMFCITLKNTPVFDEKTQEWLQRFSSYKLNNRQKRVLAWAYNHGNRFSNRDYQTLGKVDRDIAYREILDMERMKIVAPSAHGKYRISETKP
- the queC gene encoding 7-cyano-7-deazaguanine synthase QueC, producing MKKKAIVLLSGGMDSATTMAMARSRGFELYALSFDYGQKNHFEIKQAKKIARHFGARKHLILDVDIRKIGGSALTSSIPIPRKRSDKDRSRGIPLTYVPARNTLFLSFALAWGETLPAKDIFIGVNYLDSSGYPDCRPEYIRSFENMARLATRMGTEGKQRIRIHTPLIRMKKREIIKAGARLGVDFSMTSSCYEPSSKGMACGFCDSCLLRLKGFREAGLKDPIQYIRQK
- a CDS encoding radical SAM protein, with the translated sequence MLKINELFLGIQGESTYAGCLCIILRLTGCHLQCAYCDSQFAFFEGEERTVEQVFDEIQLMGCKLICITGGEPLLQKDLPTLVNLLINNGYTVLLETSGSLSVEKIPREVIKIMDLKTPGSGMEANNLYRNIGYLGEHDEVKFVLSSREDYVWAKRKIHEYDLEKKCKVLLSPVLGRLDPSLLAQWIIEDKVDARLQIQIHKIIWPGRESGI
- a CDS encoding sensor domain-containing diguanylate cyclase; translated protein: MAIDQSTIVTILFFILGCFIVGILFYILGMKIQMRRRSDEVQRYQDEIRQNDNVFKEVMETVSKLKVENKSLSGIFVFLPEFARQINSNLDRRNIAPLLLKLADHIFNPQQILIFFFDSRTEELSLKAAKGFESKDGKGMVIKLGQGKIGWVAQRQITMDAIDFQSDVRLEKASIQNEHHGFRCDLIAPMIHEGETLGVISLGGLPTHMREQKIIIKMIADLGSIAIYNARLFNSIQIAANHDGLTKLMNRKYFMQRLGFEINKAEKEGTQISIFIFDIDFFKAYNDGNGHLAGDEALKVIGRLLREVVREDDLVARYGGEEFIVALPNTPKMGAIIVAEKIRKMFEDYHFPNQETLPGGKMTISGGLSSFPEDGRSSTDLISHADQALYQAKAKGKNTVVAYEAVYFSDGETEKYYV